In one Pseudomonas sp. R84 genomic region, the following are encoded:
- a CDS encoding xanthine dehydrogenase family protein subunit M — MRPFNYSRADSPAAAAAQAAQVEGARFIAGGTNLLDLMKLDIETPMHLIDVNHLGLDQIEATPEGGLRIGALVRNTDLAADARIRKDYALLSRALLAGASGQLRNMASTAGNLLQRTRCPYFYDTNQACNKRQPGSGCAAIAGVSRQLGIIGVSDACIATHPSDMAIAMRALDAQIETVKPDGTTRSIAMADFHQLPGTTPNIETSLTPGEFITSVTLPAPLGGTHVYHKVRDRSSYAFALVSVGLILQKDGSGRIAVGGIAPKPWRVEAAEALLPQGAKAVSARLLDGATPTHDNQFKLTLVERTLGSVLAQARDEA, encoded by the coding sequence ATGAGACCGTTCAATTACAGCCGCGCCGACTCCCCCGCCGCTGCCGCTGCGCAAGCCGCACAGGTCGAAGGCGCACGCTTCATCGCTGGCGGCACCAACCTGCTGGACTTGATGAAACTCGACATCGAAACCCCAATGCACCTGATCGACGTCAATCACCTTGGCCTGGACCAGATCGAAGCCACGCCTGAAGGCGGCTTGCGCATCGGCGCGCTGGTGCGCAACACCGATCTGGCGGCCGACGCGCGCATCAGAAAAGACTACGCCCTGCTCTCCCGCGCTTTGCTCGCCGGGGCCTCCGGGCAGTTGCGCAACATGGCGAGCACCGCCGGCAACCTGCTGCAACGCACGCGCTGCCCGTACTTCTACGACACCAATCAGGCCTGCAACAAACGCCAACCCGGCAGCGGTTGTGCAGCGATTGCCGGGGTCAGTCGGCAACTGGGCATCATCGGCGTCAGCGACGCGTGCATCGCGACGCACCCGAGTGACATGGCAATTGCCATGCGTGCCCTCGATGCGCAGATTGAAACGGTGAAACCCGACGGCACGACCCGCAGCATTGCGATGGCCGACTTTCATCAGTTGCCCGGCACCACGCCGAACATTGAAACCAGCCTCACGCCTGGCGAGTTCATCACCTCGGTGACATTGCCCGCACCGCTCGGCGGAACTCACGTTTATCACAAAGTGCGTGATCGCTCCTCCTATGCGTTTGCGCTGGTATCGGTCGGTCTGATCCTGCAAAAGGACGGCAGCGGACGCATCGCCGTCGGCGGTATCGCGCCGAAACCATGGCGGGTTGAAGCCGCAGAAGCATTGCTGCCGCAAGGCGCCAAAGCCGTCAGCGCACGTCTGCTCGACGGTGCCACGCCGACCCACGACAACCAATTCAAACTGACCCTGGTCGAGCGCACGCTCGGTTCGGTGTTGGCGCAAGCGAGGGATGAAGCATGA
- the paoA gene encoding aldehyde dehydrogenase iron-sulfur subunit PaoA has product MTISRRGFLILGAVTATAFAMPPFISLKAYAANLEQPAMSKVTINVNGKPRALDVDTRTTLLDALREHLHLTGSKKGCDHGQCGACTVIADGRRINSCLTLAVMHEGSEITTIEGLGMPDNLHPMQAAFIKHDGYQCGYCTPGQICSAVAVIKEIRDGIPSHVSESLTEAPQLIASEFQERMSGNICRCGAYSNIIEAITEVAEVPA; this is encoded by the coding sequence ATGACGATTTCCCGACGCGGATTTCTGATCCTCGGCGCCGTGACCGCCACAGCCTTCGCGATGCCGCCGTTTATCAGCCTCAAGGCCTACGCGGCCAATCTGGAGCAACCGGCCATGAGCAAAGTGACAATCAACGTCAACGGCAAGCCGCGTGCGCTTGACGTCGACACCCGCACCACCCTGCTTGACGCCCTACGCGAGCACCTGCACCTGACCGGCAGCAAAAAAGGCTGCGACCACGGCCAGTGTGGCGCCTGCACGGTGATCGCTGATGGCCGACGCATCAACTCATGCCTGACCCTGGCGGTGATGCATGAAGGCAGCGAGATTACGACCATCGAAGGCCTCGGCATGCCGGACAATCTGCACCCGATGCAGGCCGCGTTCATCAAGCATGACGGCTATCAGTGCGGCTATTGCACACCGGGGCAGATCTGCTCGGCAGTGGCGGTGATCAAGGAAATCCGCGATGGCATCCCCAGCCACGTCAGTGAAAGCCTCACCGAGGCGCCGCAGTTGATCGCCAGCGAATTTCAGGAACGCATGAGCGGCAATATCTGCCGCTGCGGCGCTTACTCGAACATCATTGAAGCCATCACCGAAGTCGCGGAGGTGCCGGCATGA